The Enterococcus sp. 7F3_DIV0205 genome has a window encoding:
- the cbpA gene encoding cyclic di-AMP binding protein CbpA, translated as MLLKSVVIKKKNLTTVNESCTLEEALKILEDSGYRCVPILDESEKIFRGNIYKMHIYRHKANGGDMNLPVTYLLKNATKFIFVNTSFFKVFFTIKELPYIAVLDENNYFYGILTHSTLLNILAQSWNIQRGSYVLTIATTGKQGDLAAMTKIIAKHSSIASCITLDIGEDEFIRRTLITLPAETTEETCAVIVENLERKNLKVVEIEDLQANAE; from the coding sequence ATGTTATTAAAATCCGTTGTTATCAAAAAGAAAAATCTTACAACAGTCAATGAATCTTGCACTTTAGAAGAGGCTTTGAAAATCCTTGAAGATTCAGGTTATCGTTGTGTACCGATCTTAGATGAGTCGGAAAAGATTTTTAGAGGAAATATTTATAAAATGCACATCTACCGCCACAAAGCAAATGGTGGAGACATGAATTTACCAGTTACTTATTTATTAAAAAACGCGACAAAATTTATTTTCGTCAACACATCATTCTTCAAAGTATTCTTTACGATCAAAGAATTGCCTTACATCGCAGTGTTGGATGAGAATAACTATTTTTATGGCATTTTAACGCATAGTACGTTATTGAATATCCTTGCTCAGTCTTGGAATATTCAACGTGGTAGTTATGTTTTGACAATTGCTACAACGGGTAAACAAGGAGATCTAGCCGCTATGACGAAGATTATTGCTAAACATAGCAGTATTGCCAGCTGCATTACGCTGGATATCGGTGAAGATGAATTTATCCGTCGTACCTTAATCACTTTACCTGCTGAAACAACTGAAGAAACTTGTGCAGTGATTGTTGAGAATTTAGAGCGTAAAAATCTTAAAGTCGTTGAGATCGAAGATTTACAAGCGAATGCTGAATAA
- the rpmG gene encoding 50S ribosomal protein L33, with protein MATKKSALACSDCGSRNYSKAVSEGKRGERLEIKKFCKYCQKYTLHKETK; from the coding sequence ATGGCAACAAAAAAATCAGCACTTGCTTGTTCAGATTGTGGCTCCAGAAACTATTCTAAAGCCGTCAGTGAAGGAAAACGTGGAGAGCGGTTAGAAATCAAAAAATTCTGTAAATACTGTCAAAAATACACGTTACATAAAGAGACGAAATAG
- the secE gene encoding preprotein translocase subunit SecE encodes MKFLRSVKDEMKQVTWPSKKQLRKDTLVVIETSIIFAALFFVMDTVIQKAFALILK; translated from the coding sequence ATGAAATTTTTACGTAGTGTTAAAGATGAGATGAAGCAAGTTACTTGGCCATCAAAAAAACAATTACGAAAAGATACGTTGGTTGTTATCGAAACATCAATTATTTTTGCGGCGTTATTCTTTGTAATGGATACAGTGATCCAAAAAGCTTTTGCGTTGATTCTTAAATAA
- the nusG gene encoding transcription termination/antitermination protein NusG → MESFEKNWYVLHTYSGYENKVKANIESRAQSMGMGDFIFRVVVPEETETEVKNGKSKEIVHKTFPGYVLVEMTMTDDSWYVVRNTPGVTGFVGSHGAGSKPAPLLQEEINHILRSIGMSTRQSDLDVALGDTVRIIEGAFSGLEGEVTEVDEERQKLKVNIDMFGRETSTELDFEQVDSI, encoded by the coding sequence ATGGAATCATTTGAAAAGAATTGGTATGTATTACATACATACTCAGGTTACGAAAACAAAGTAAAAGCAAACATTGAATCACGTGCACAAAGCATGGGCATGGGAGATTTCATTTTCCGTGTAGTTGTTCCAGAAGAAACAGAAACAGAAGTAAAAAATGGCAAATCAAAAGAGATCGTTCATAAAACATTCCCTGGATATGTCTTAGTGGAAATGACAATGACAGATGATTCTTGGTATGTCGTACGTAATACACCAGGCGTTACTGGATTTGTTGGTTCACATGGTGCCGGAAGCAAGCCAGCGCCATTATTACAAGAAGAAATCAATCACATTTTGCGTTCAATTGGCATGAGCACACGTCAATCTGATTTAGATGTTGCATTAGGCGATACTGTTCGTATCATCGAAGGTGCTTTTTCTGGTCTTGAAGGTGAAGTTACAGAAGTTGATGAAGAACGTCAAAAACTAAAAGTGAATATCGACATGTTTGGTCGTGAAACAAGTACTGAGCTAGACTTTGAACAAGTAGATTCAATTTAA
- a CDS encoding alpha/beta fold hydrolase has product MKKKKYYLLVASCLLLLFTGCISKKTAKDENQPVTKNSATSETTQKSTIPTLFIHGYSGGSGSFGRMIKRMEASDQTKKELILTVSPEGEVQAKGNLSGKKNNPSIQVLFKDNKNNEWNQAEWIKNCLTYIQEHYSVTEVNLVGHSMGGASSLRYLTTYGDNENLPKVKKFIGIAAPFNNFVELSNGETLEDVINNGPTIQSERYADYVNGIERVPKDLNVMIIAGDVKDGSLSDEAVPVADALSVVSLLNKHGNNVKEQVFYGKSAQHSQLHENTEVDQLVADFLWKQ; this is encoded by the coding sequence ATGAAAAAGAAGAAGTATTATTTATTAGTAGCTAGCTGTCTTTTACTACTTTTTACTGGCTGCATCAGTAAGAAAACAGCTAAAGACGAAAATCAACCAGTTACCAAAAATTCGGCGACGAGTGAAACAACCCAAAAATCAACAATTCCTACATTGTTCATTCATGGATATAGCGGAGGTAGTGGGTCTTTTGGAAGAATGATCAAACGAATGGAAGCAAGCGATCAGACCAAGAAAGAGTTGATTTTAACCGTTAGCCCTGAAGGAGAAGTACAAGCAAAAGGCAATTTGTCCGGGAAGAAAAATAATCCTAGTATCCAAGTTCTTTTTAAAGATAACAAAAATAATGAATGGAATCAGGCAGAGTGGATCAAAAATTGTTTGACCTATATACAGGAGCATTATAGTGTTACAGAAGTAAATCTAGTAGGGCATTCCATGGGCGGTGCTAGTTCTTTACGTTATTTAACGACTTATGGCGATAATGAAAATTTACCTAAGGTCAAAAAATTTATTGGTATAGCAGCACCATTCAATAATTTTGTGGAATTGTCTAACGGCGAAACACTAGAGGATGTTATCAACAATGGACCCACAATTCAAAGTGAACGTTATGCTGATTATGTCAATGGAATTGAAAGAGTACCTAAAGATTTGAACGTGATGATCATCGCAGGAGATGTGAAAGACGGTAGCTTAAGTGATGAAGCCGTTCCTGTCGCTGATGCATTAAGTGTTGTTTCATTGCTTAATAAACACGGAAATAATGTAAAAGAGCAAGTCTTTTACGGGAAATCAGCCCAACACAGCCAGCTACACGAAAATACAGAAGTAGATCAACTTGTTGCAGATTTTTTATGGAAACAATAA
- a CDS encoding LacI family DNA-binding transcriptional regulator, with protein MKIRMKDIAKMANVSEAAVSLVLNDKPSRISEKKKQEIKTIAKELNYIPNIAAQSLAKKASQTIGVVIPDIENPFFSKLCKQLEERFRAMGYLTIIVNSNDDFTVEKNLIQMLLNRGVDGLIIALSNESFSCKKEQEDFLKEIDAPFVLVDRQVSIKDVNQVYFDSQEGGKLSTEYLLENGHRNIAFMTGDFKVPSTLERIKGYRKALQSYDINVKEDYIIETGYRFNCGIEKANELFKLTDVTAVITSNDMVAFGVLKQALNSGKKIPEELSVIGYDRLEIADILGTSLATVEQNISSLTEQAVSLLKKKLTKKQLKATTIILQPSLFKGKSVKKIK; from the coding sequence ATGAAAATCAGAATGAAAGATATTGCAAAAATGGCCAATGTATCTGAAGCTGCGGTTTCTTTAGTTTTAAATGATAAACCTTCCAGAATCTCCGAAAAAAAGAAACAAGAAATAAAAACCATCGCAAAAGAGTTAAATTACATTCCCAATATCGCAGCTCAAAGCCTCGCCAAAAAAGCTTCTCAAACAATTGGCGTTGTCATTCCTGATATTGAGAATCCGTTCTTTTCAAAACTCTGTAAACAATTAGAAGAGCGTTTTAGAGCAATGGGCTATTTGACAATTATCGTCAATTCCAATGATGATTTTACCGTGGAAAAAAATCTGATTCAAATGCTGTTGAATCGAGGTGTTGATGGGTTGATCATTGCGTTGTCGAATGAGTCTTTTTCGTGCAAAAAAGAACAAGAAGATTTTTTGAAAGAAATCGATGCACCGTTTGTTTTAGTGGATAGACAGGTTTCCATAAAAGACGTCAATCAAGTCTATTTTGACAGTCAAGAAGGCGGTAAGCTTTCAACAGAATATCTTCTGGAAAATGGTCATCGAAATATTGCTTTCATGACAGGAGATTTTAAGGTGCCAAGTACACTTGAGCGAATCAAGGGATACAGAAAAGCCTTGCAAAGCTATGATATAAACGTAAAAGAAGACTACATCATTGAAACGGGTTATCGCTTTAATTGTGGAATCGAAAAAGCAAATGAACTGTTCAAATTAACAGATGTCACAGCCGTGATAACCTCTAATGATATGGTAGCTTTTGGTGTTTTAAAGCAAGCTTTAAACAGTGGAAAGAAGATTCCAGAAGAGCTTTCGGTCATTGGCTACGACCGTTTAGAAATAGCAGATATTCTAGGGACTTCCTTAGCAACAGTAGAACAAAACATTTCTTCCTTAACAGAACAAGCAGTCTCCCTTTTAAAAAAGAAACTTACAAAGAAACAACTGAAAGCCACGACGATTATTTTGCAGCCAAGCTTATTTAAAGGGAAAAGTGTCAAAAAAATAAAATAG
- the rihC gene encoding ribonucleoside hydrolase RihC has translation MIKEKRPIIIDTDPGIDDAVALSIALNHPELDVKLLTTVAGNVNVHKTTENTLKLVSFFEKQVPVAKGCDKPLLIQLEDSAEIHGESGMDGYDFPKATAKALDIHAVEAMKDCILSSSEPITLVPIAALTNIALLLSMYPETKQNIKEIVMMGGSLSRGNTNTSAEFNTYVDPHAAQIVFQSGIPIVMVGLDVTSTAVLTKNETEKIKAFGKVGNMFYSLFQHYRGGSLQTGLKMHDVCAIAYLTDPDLFTVQETFIEIALDGPAAGATVADLKMKYHDSTNATACLDIDIPAFQKWVVSNLEKIN, from the coding sequence ATGATAAAAGAAAAAAGACCGATCATCATTGACACAGACCCAGGAATTGACGACGCAGTAGCTTTATCGATCGCCCTTAATCATCCAGAATTAGATGTCAAACTATTAACAACTGTTGCTGGAAATGTAAACGTACACAAAACGACTGAAAACACATTAAAACTAGTATCGTTTTTCGAAAAACAAGTCCCTGTTGCGAAAGGCTGTGATAAACCATTGTTGATCCAGCTAGAAGATTCGGCAGAAATTCACGGAGAAAGTGGAATGGATGGATATGATTTTCCTAAAGCCACGGCCAAAGCTCTGGATATTCATGCTGTAGAAGCAATGAAAGACTGCATCCTTTCCAGCTCAGAACCAATCACGTTAGTTCCAATTGCAGCTTTAACAAATATTGCGTTGCTTTTAAGTATGTATCCAGAAACAAAACAAAATATCAAAGAAATCGTGATGATGGGTGGTTCGCTATCAAGAGGAAATACCAATACGAGTGCAGAATTCAACACCTATGTTGATCCGCATGCCGCACAAATCGTTTTCCAATCAGGTATTCCCATCGTAATGGTTGGTTTAGATGTAACTAGTACAGCTGTATTGACAAAAAATGAAACAGAAAAAATCAAAGCTTTTGGGAAAGTGGGCAATATGTTTTACTCATTATTCCAACATTATCGTGGTGGTAGTTTACAGACGGGATTAAAAATGCACGATGTTTGTGCCATTGCCTACTTAACTGATCCAGATCTGTTCACAGTTCAAGAAACCTTTATTGAAATCGCTTTAGACGGTCCAGCCGCAGGGGCAACAGTGGCAGATTTAAAAATGAAGTACCATGATTCAACGAATGCAACGGCGTGTTTAGATATCGATATTCCAGCATTCCAAAAATGGGTAGTATCAAATTTAGAAAAAATAAATTAA
- the dcuC gene encoding C4-dicarboxylate transporter DcuC produces MIESLLVLVVLALVAYLIIKNYHPALSLISGALILLLFAVLLGHPLYPADEGTGLAFFDIFLKFKDTIIAQVSSAGIVIMILFGYSGYMNVIGANQVAVNILVKPLQKIKSKALFVPLVFLVGNLMSLVVPSASSLAIILMAILYPMLASMGISSLTAAGVIAMTATIMPTPLGADNVIAAQTLDYDLLTYVAWNAKISIPTLLIMAVVHYFWQKYCDKKEGAAAFVAIENDGLAKQEEFDTPKIYALLPLLPLILILVVGITSMFVKGIQMDIFVLTFISFFIAVAFETIRHRSYKKIQDSAAEMFKGMGQGFSQVVMLVVGGSLFTTAVQSLGIIDNLMASVESSASAGLVTTLIFSGATTLFGILSGGGLAMFYAVIELIPDIASKAGIDGILISLPMQMIANLARTISPVAAVVMIVASTVGVSPVRILKRTSVPTIVGIICVVVLSILLLPY; encoded by the coding sequence ATGATTGAGTCATTGTTAGTGTTAGTTGTTTTAGCTCTTGTTGCTTATTTGATCATTAAGAATTATCATCCTGCTCTAAGTTTGATCAGTGGGGCATTGATTTTGTTATTGTTCGCTGTTTTATTGGGGCATCCACTGTATCCAGCTGATGAAGGAACAGGTTTAGCATTCTTTGATATTTTCTTGAAATTTAAAGATACGATCATCGCCCAAGTTAGTTCAGCGGGAATCGTGATCATGATTTTATTTGGTTATTCAGGCTATATGAACGTAATTGGAGCTAATCAAGTAGCCGTGAATATTTTAGTGAAACCGCTACAAAAAATAAAATCAAAAGCATTATTCGTGCCACTTGTTTTCTTAGTTGGTAATTTAATGTCTTTGGTTGTGCCAAGTGCTTCTAGTTTAGCAATTATTTTGATGGCGATTTTATATCCGATGTTAGCAAGTATGGGCATTTCTTCTTTGACTGCAGCAGGTGTAATCGCTATGACTGCGACAATTATGCCAACACCACTCGGAGCTGATAATGTTATTGCAGCTCAAACATTAGATTATGATTTGCTGACGTATGTTGCATGGAATGCTAAAATTTCAATTCCTACTTTGCTGATTATGGCGGTTGTACATTATTTTTGGCAAAAATATTGTGATAAAAAAGAAGGCGCTGCTGCTTTTGTTGCAATCGAAAATGATGGACTCGCGAAGCAAGAAGAGTTTGATACACCGAAAATTTATGCGCTGTTACCATTATTACCGTTGATTTTGATTTTAGTCGTTGGAATCACAAGTATGTTTGTAAAAGGGATTCAAATGGATATATTTGTTTTGACATTCATTTCATTTTTTATAGCTGTAGCGTTTGAAACAATCAGACATAGATCGTATAAAAAAATTCAAGATTCTGCAGCAGAAATGTTTAAAGGGATGGGCCAAGGATTTAGCCAAGTTGTCATGCTGGTTGTTGGGGGTTCTTTGTTTACGACGGCAGTTCAATCGCTAGGAATTATTGATAATTTAATGGCATCTGTTGAATCTTCGGCATCAGCTGGATTAGTTACAACATTGATTTTCAGTGGTGCTACTACTTTATTTGGTATTCTAAGTGGTGGTGGGTTGGCTATGTTTTATGCAGTGATCGAATTGATTCCAGATATTGCCTCTAAAGCTGGAATTGATGGCATTTTGATTTCATTACCAATGCAAATGATTGCAAACTTAGCAAGAACGATTTCACCAGTAGCCGCAGTTGTGATGATCGTTGCATCAACTGTTGGTGTAAGCCCAGTTCGTATTTTAAAACGGACAAGTGTTCCGACGATTGTAGGGATTATTTGCGTCGTTGTATTATCGATTCTTTTACTTCCTTATTAA
- a CDS encoding GNAT family N-acetyltransferase — protein MEITLAELKDFKEINDLFESAKKYMDQTNVHQWTKFYPNEHIVQHDIYERSLYKLVEEHHIVAVATVDKLDQNIYSLRRIATNPDYISNGYASSLLNDIINRVKEKNGKHIYSSTNHSNRSMQHFFKKHGFEKISEYTEIEREHLGSFYKYLKKI, from the coding sequence ATGGAAATAACGTTAGCAGAACTAAAAGACTTCAAAGAAATCAACGATTTGTTTGAATCAGCAAAAAAATATATGGATCAAACGAATGTGCATCAATGGACCAAGTTTTATCCGAATGAACACATCGTTCAGCATGATATTTATGAGCGATCTTTATACAAATTAGTTGAAGAGCATCACATTGTTGCGGTAGCTACTGTAGATAAGTTAGATCAAAATATCTATAGTTTAAGACGTATCGCAACGAATCCAGATTATATATCTAATGGTTATGCATCGAGTTTACTAAATGATATAATAAATAGAGTAAAAGAAAAAAATGGAAAGCATATTTATTCAAGTACAAATCATTCCAATCGCAGCATGCAGCATTTTTTTAAGAAGCATGGTTTTGAAAAAATTTCAGAGTACACTGAAATTGAAAGAGAGCATCTGGGTTCTTTCTATAAGTATTTGAAGAAAATATAA